Part of the Triticum urartu cultivar G1812 chromosome 2, Tu2.1, whole genome shotgun sequence genome, CCGCCGGTCCCGAAGAGCGGCCGTGCGCGCGCCGAGGAGATcgagcgccaccgccgcctcctcccaGATGACCTTTTCTATGACGCTAGGTACGCCCCCGACTCCCCGCTGCTGGACACCTGGTTTCGTGACGAGCACGACACCAGGCGCGCCTCCTTCTTCGTCGGCACCTCGACGGGGCCGCGACGGCCACGGGAGTGCGCCCAGGAGCGCGGGCGTAGGCGGGTCCGCGGCGTCACGCCCACGCTGTCGCCGTCTCCGTCGCCCCCTCCACCTCCTCGCATGACAGACGAGGAGGAGGCCCGTATCCTGCAGCGTGTCATATACGACTCCATGTGCACGCACGACGAGCGGCGGTGGGACGGCCTGGAGGAGGCCATGGCCCTCTCTGCCGCCGGGGACGTCGCCTTCCCCATCGAGGAGGTGAGGAGGGAGGACCCGCCGGCCGCGTTCCAGCAGCTGCTGGGCCAGGAGTGGGGCTGGTCCTGCACTGCTCCGGAGATGGCCGCCGGCGTGGGCGTGAACTGGTGCCGCACTCCGCCGCGGTCACCGGAGCGGGAGGCCTCGCCACGAGAGGAGGTGGTGCAGGCACCTCCGGCCGTCCAGCCGGCTCCCGTCCACCACGCACCTCCGGCTCACCTCTGGACGCAGCTGGACTACGTCGACCTCATCAGCGATGACGACGACACCGGCGGCCAGTGAAGACGGCGACGGCCCCGGCACCGACGGGCGCGGCAGGAGCGCGCGGGAggagtttttttattttcttattatgTTAATTATGAATCTGGGCCTTTTAAGTGGCCGTTGAAACTGGGCCATTTTGTGGCCAACCCATATATATGTTTTATGTTTTTTTTAAATGCGTTTATTTGTTTTTTTAGTtatttaattattatttttaatCCCGTCCATCCCGGACACAATTTGGGGTGCGGCCGCGCGGTGGGCGCACGCACGACCCAATGGACACAGCCGAACACGGGCGTACCCATCGACGCCCCAAAGGGACAGATTCGGGTCAATTCGGACATCCGTTTGGGGTCACGTGATGGAGTTGGCCTAAGACATGATCATGATACCATGTCTCAAAAAATATGAAATTGTTTTTTTCTAAATTGTGGATGTTCACAAGACGTATGTCTACTAACCCTAAAAAGTTCAGATCCAAAATCAAAATACACGTTGAGAAATAAAAAAAACGGAGCTGCTAAAactcagtcgactgagacttcgTGAAGTAGTCGACGAGTTAGCTGTTGGATGTTTTGTTCGCTTTAAGATTCACGCCATGTGTGTTTGTCTTTGTTTAAGCCTGTATAAGGCGACCAGCCCGTTTCCTTGTTGTTTGTTGGGCCTTTTTGTAGCGTGCGTGTGTGTTGCTTTTGTGTTGGGCGGGTGTTCAGCCGGGCCTTTTTcattgtttttttcctttttgtcGTTGCTTCCTGCTGCTTTCGCTTTGGGTTGTTTACTTGCTTTGCTCCCATTTTTCCTTTTCCcatttctttttctgtttttctattagtttttgttttttcataaatattactccctctgttcttaaatatttgtctttttagaggtTTTAAATaatgactacatacgaagcaaaatgagtgaatctatacttTAAAATATATTTATATACATCCGTACGTGGTGATCATTTAAAATCtatagaaagacaaatatttaaaaacggagggagtaccacaCGATTTGTTTTTGTGCGTAATTACATGTCAACTATCGGTATGCaaccttttcttttcttttcaagAGTATTGTCATCGGTCACATCCATCGATCATACGGAGTTGCATGCGCATCAGCCACACGCTATTGTATATGTATGTCATCCGCGTGCAACTTAcctttcttttttcctttttattaAAAGTATTTTCTTGTCGGTCAACTATAAGTGTCGCCCCGACTGCAAGTGCATATCTTCAGCTCAGTTGCAACTTACTAGTGTTTGGTCGaaggggaaagttgcatgtcTGTCACTAGGCACGCAACTGCAAGTGTCGCTTCCGACTGCAATTGCATGTCTTCAACACGATTACAACTTAGTGTTgttttgtgtgtgtggggggggggggggggggggggggcgcaatTGCACGTCTTGTTCTACACACGCAACTGCAAGTGTTGCCCTCGACTGCAATTGCATGTCTTCAACGTGACTACAACTTTGTGGTGTTTTTGTCGGGGAGGGGGTAGTTGCATCTCTACCACTAGGCACGCAACTGCAAGTGTCTCCTCCGACTGCAATTGCATGTCTTCAATGCAACTGCAACTCAGTGATGTTTTTGTCAGGAAGGGGGCAATTGCATATCTTTTCACTAGACACAATGTCGCCATGACTACAGCTGCATGTTGTTGCTATTGTTcttgtggtggtggtggttgttgttgttactattattattactactactactactactactactactactactattattattattattattattattattattattattattattattattattattattattattattattattattattattattttatattttttatgcttattttattttttggtgcattttgagtttttctttttgaaaacacacgtgaacatttttcaaaatacATGATGTTTTTTAAGAACATTTTTTCCAACACATGATGAATAATATTAAGAATAAACGAGCAAATTTTCCAAAATATCATGATAAATGTAAACAAAATGCTTCCATTTCTTTTTACAGTGAGCTGATAACTAATTTTTCAAAGGAAATGAACGTTTAACAAACAataggaaaaaaagaaaaactaaacaTAAACAAAAAAACGGATGGAAGGAAATCATGCAAACTTACTACTGACCCGGCCTGTGTGCCAGAACGAGCAGCATCTCCAGAAACTCTCGATGGACTCAAAAAAACGCTGGCCTAAAGGCACAGAGCAACGTGAGAAACTGACAAAGGCATTAGACGCAATAGCAGGGCCGGCCCAACAATACTAGAAAAGTAGCAGACTAAATGAGAAATAAAAAATGGGCTGGGCTATTATTAGATGATGTCATCTGACTGAGTCGACTAAGACCTAGATAGACCCAATAAAAAAGACAAATTCTGCATGAATAGTGTCACAAAAGACAGAAGCAAATATGGCACTATTCACATGTAGATTTGTCTTTCTTGTTTCTTAATATATATTCCGGGTTTGGATTTGAAATTTTTAGGGGTGATAGACACATGTCTTATGAacattcataatttttttcaaaaaaatttgGAACACAAATTTTGAGTTTTGAGATATGGTATCATGTGATGATTGGTATCACTAGATATGTTCCCGCTGTGTGATATTTGTAGACCTTCGCCTTCTGGAAGTGTGTGTGTTTGTTGGGGTTTGGGTGCGATGATATGGGCCGTCCACCGTCAGCTTTCGTTTATTGGATAATGCGGCTTTGCCTGAAAAGTAAGCTGCGAATTCTGCAGGGACACTATTTTCACATGAATGATGTACGAACACTTCTTTTTTATCAGTGTACGAACACTTCTTGTCACGGTGGTTGAGCAGCGTCGTCTTGTTTTTGAGCAACCAAAGGGCGGTTCATTCCTCGTGCCAGGGAAATCAAACGCCTCGGTAGACCGAACCATACGAAGGAAGGAAGTTCCGTCACCGGCACGTTGATGCGCTCGTGTGATCATCACACTGCGCCACCGCGCACTTCACGTGTGTGATGTGTCGGGTCTTCACCACTTTCACGCAGCCCCTGCGCGCGGCGTCGCATTGGATCTCCCGCCCTACGGCCCCTACGGGCTGGAACAAGATCTTCGCCACACTGTAGACCCCGAAACAGAAAGGTAACAATCGACATGTCGTGATTGTTTCCACTAATTAACTGGTTGCAGCAGATTGTGCAACAGTAACCGCCAAAGCCAACCCCTATCTGCAGCTGGCATTGCCAGATTGTGCCGGACAGTTGACTGATGTTAGCAAAGATCCTTTTTAGCGGGGAATGTTGGCAAGATCCATGGGCGAAAGGAATGATCCCTTCATCTTGGCTCTTGGGTCCGCCGCAAGCGAAGCATGTGCACCATCTAGCATTAAACTTCTCTTCAAACTAGACCCAAAAAATTGAACCAAGCACAATGCAGCATAAAAACAGCAGTCTGGGAAGCTAAACCGGACCAGTTAGAAGTTATTAACGGAGAAAACTGGGCTCACCTTTTACTTGTTATTAAGTTTGAGCAAGCGGACAacaatgatgactatcattctATCAATATTCTACTCCCACGCGCAACAATCAATTTGTAGAATTATACATAAGAACGTACAACCCTCTTCTCTGTTAGATGTCTTCTAGCTTCGACTTGCGGTTCGATCACTATTATTGTTTTCTGACATCAAATAGCGGGGCAGGGACGAGCACGTTTAGCTGCACAACTCGGACATGATGATCTCCTACCGCAACTGGACGCAATGTTAGCCATTGGCAGCTCTCGTTGTTGTACAGACCTGAGCTCTCGTTGCAGGAAGCAAAGCATGCGGCACAGCTTTCAGACCTGTCAAGTGAAGGCTGCGGAGTCCCTCTCCTGATCTACAGTGATGCCAGGGCTGAGACCATCTTGCATCTGCTGCCCAGATCCCTGTGTACAGTACACATGTTAGGTGCAGTAAAACAAAAGAAATGTGATTGTGAAGGTTGTTACGTGGAAACAAAACAATCCTGAAAGCATGGGGACTCATACAAAGGTATTATCCATAGAAGCAAAACTAGAACAATGCAGGGTCATGTGCCTTGGCAGGGAATAGCCATATGGTGGTATTTCTAGTGTTGTCGATGTTCCGTCATAAACAGAGATGTACGATCACAGTATACAATGTGAAGATAACTGTTGAAAACTATTTGCGAACAACTTACTTGCGCCTGCAAAGATGACAACGGTGGCTGCTGTTGGTCTTGTGGCATATAAGCTTGTGGTTGAGACAGCCTGTAGTAAGGCTCCTTGAGTTCGAGCTTGGCAGTGGATGTCTGCAGGATGCCGCCTGGGTCCGCACCCACACCCCACATTTTGGCTTCCAGTAAGAATCAGAAGACCACAGGAACGATGAGCTTCATAAATTCAAGACCAATTGATTTGACTACTAGTAGTAAAAAAAGAATAAAAGGGTGTCCAACCTGACATTGTTAAGTATATTGTGTAGCTTTGCGCACTGTGGGCCACCAAATGCAGGCGGCCGGTTATTTCTTGGCCAGCCATGACATATAATGGCTGTGCAAGTACACATCGCAACTGGTACCAGTGAGTCGTAGGGGAGCCAGGAGCAGTGGTAAGCCATCTTTGCACAGTGCTACATTAAACATACCAGATTTTTAATACCAGGGTAATGAATAAAGGGATTGAATACAGAACTATTAATGCAATACAGCACCCAGAAAAATAATACTAACAGATCAAAATATACTGACCTCCCGTTGAACAGCACATCAAACCAACAGGCTAGCCCATGCACCCTAGTACCAACAGAGGATACAAAACTCAGGGGAATATCAATCTCGTAAAGGTCCTCTTCCTGAAAATGAAATACGATGATGCCACATTTTGTACAAACAATAACTTCCACAAAAAATGCAATTAACTTCAATATCATCTCAATGTATCTCACCTTCATGGTAGTGAAATCAAGTGTATGATACGTAGATTGAGAAACCAACAATCTTGGATCAAATGCATCCACCACGGGCTACATGAGAATTACAAACACATTTAGATTCGACAATAAGAAACAGTCGCTCAGAACAATAGCACTCATTCTTGGGCCATATACAAAGTACCAAAGTAGCAAAAATATAATAATGGCATGCTTCAAGCCTTCAACCGCATCAGAACCGAGCAGGAATCATGAAAGAAATAGCCAGAGTGTTCATCTCAGTACGGTAACTTGCGAAATCCATAAGAAATAAAGCACGAGTAATTTTAGCAATTAACTGGTAAGATCGGATCACGGCCAGATAACCTACGAGATCCATGAGAAACAGATTACGATTAATTTTATCAATTAGCTAGTCGGAAACAGAAAGCAAAACATTTCACAGATCAACTTGTTACGGGTATTCCATTCTTACTATACTAAGTGTCTAAATACAAATATATTGGAGAATAGTAGGTTCTTTTCAACAAAACATGAGGCAAGAAGCTGAAGCACCTGATTATCCATGATGAAAGCAAAACCAACGATCAACTACAAACGGCTCAAATAAGTATTTACTAGTGACACTGAGTGTCAATGCAATTCCAGTCTAAAGTATGGTGCGGGAAGAAACATGCTTACAGAGGTAGCTAAAAAAAAAATTACAGACAACATGAAAACACGCATTTAGCAATCAATTTACCATGGCTAGCTGCAGTGAAATGCAAAATGCTAACTAGTAAGATCAAGTAGTGTGCACCTGTGAAAAGTATCCGTCAAACGCTGAGCCATGCAAGGGTGTAAGATCAACACCAAAGAAGTTATGCTGCTGCCAGAAGAGAGACTGCAAAGTACACCAAAACTCAAGATAAGAATGCAGAACTCAGAGAGACCTGGATTACTCTTTTCAGTAAAAAGATAAACGCAAAGCAAATCCTGCAGAGATGGTAGTTAGCACTCCACCAGTTTGGAATGCCCACGCTTTCCAAGATTTATCTTTCACCAACAATTAGTTCAACCAATATACGTATGTGATGTAAAATTAATACCGTTGGAAAGAGCGGTGAAAACGAACCAAAAGTGTCTAGAAAACTGTTACTGTTGGAAACGATGAAAATGAATCCAACGGTATAACTTCTGTATCATGTGATCTACATATTGTTGAACTAATTGTTGATGAATGTTAAATCTCCAAAAGCGCGACATCTAACATTTCCAAACAGAGGGAGTACCATTACACAACAACTGTGCTGCTTTTTATATTAGTTTGCATTTTTAAGCTGCGACCGTCCTGATTAGATTCTTGTCATTTTTGAGGTCttaaatactccctccatttcacaTTACTTGATATCCTGAATTTCCGCACTTCCACCAAGGCACCAAATGAAAAAGACTATATTGCCCCTTATGCATTCATTTACTCATGCATTCTCGTAAAGATTAATTTTTAACCTCACATGAGTGTACCATGCACCTCATGCTTGGAACAAACTAAGGACTAGTTAAGCTTGGGAGTAGTCGTGCTGAATTATGCATAGGAGAGGTAAATCAGCTAGTAGAATGACATTACTAGGAAAGGCGTATATGAAGAAAAGAAAGTGAAAAATTGACTGGGTGACAGGTAGGACGACAAGGGAGTTCAAAAGGCAGAGAACCATTTTTGCATTTAGGACAGGAGGACAAAAAGGATGAATGCTCAACTTTACAAAAAAATTAAGAAACAATGCCATTTACAGAAATTATGGACACACTTCGGATTTTCAATTGTAAACAATTTAGTGTCGGACATGCTTGGGATTCCTGTGATTGGCTGGTTGCTTTAAACAGAGATGGATTCACACATTCCTCTCTACTTTACAGTTTATATATGCTAAAGATATCCACCGATGAAGGACTGGACTTGAAGCTAAATCAACGAACCACCAATCTCATAGATACAAATGACTGAGCACAGAAGCCTCATATCATGTTCCGTTCTATCTTATATCACGCATAACAAGAACACGGAAGCGAATACACCACCAAATCCAGTAACTATGCTTTATTATAATTCACCAAAATGATACAGTGGGATTAATAAAACCACAGAAAACACCGGATAATAAGAATGTAGGGTTTAGCAAATGACAGTACCTTGTTTGCCATTTCAACATAGAGGTATTCATCGGAAAATGGAGCCATATGAATCCTAGAAAATGTTCAAGAAGTCAAGCAGCAATGAGTAACTTTTAAATGATTTATAGAACCATACATGCAAGCTCGTTGTTTACGACATTTCAGGCAGAGCCAAACTGCTTGTAAACCCATTTAACATCAGTATTGCACAAAGTTTAAACATATTCCAATCCATCACAAAAATATGACTCTGAACTTTCAAATGACATCATTCTGATATGATGTTCTATTGGTGTATGACAATTCCAGAATACAGATGTTATCAAACTGACTGCCTATACAGTGTGACCTGTTCTTTATTTGCTGATAAATTGTTGGTATTGTCAACATGGATTTACAACATTGCCAACACATCCATTCTGTGTACAAGGTCCAAAACAATTTTCCAAGTTACAACCATGCAGTCGCACAAAGCACAGCCTTATGAACCAAAGCACTAGCCAGAGTTACATGATATGACTATATACCAAGATAGGTGGTGGATCCCTTGCTATAAGAACATGTAAAATGCACTGTCATCATCTGGTATTTTTCTTTGATCATATAACAGATAAATTTTCTCAAAAACTCACAAACGCGTTTTATAGCTTCAATCTTTTAGCAAGGCAGGCGTCATAGCAATATTTTGTGGGCCTCGAACCTGGCCCGGCCATTTCAGCATTATATTTCTGAGCACTATTAGTTTATTTCATTATTCATGTCAGGTTTTAGTTCAGGCCTGTGGACCGAGCCCGAAAGACTGGGCTGTCCATGAGGGAGGCTACTAAGGATGATTAACTAATGCAAGTGCCCCTTTTTCAAGGAGAAAAAAGCCAGGCACATGCATGAAGAAAAGAAGAAATGCTAAAGAACAATTGATTAAGAGCACAGGATAATAATGATTCAATTGGAAAATATATAACCATACACAGAATAACTGAGAAGTGGAGACAGATGCCAAAAGTAATTATGATCCAGAGTTAATCATAAGAAACACACCTTCCAGTTGTTGGAAACATTTTACCATCTGGAGCAAGGAATCTGTCCCTAGCTATGACATAGGACTCCAGCATTCTTTCATTCACCAAAAGGGTTCCTACAAAACATTATGATAATAAATCATAAATACAAATTTCAGAAAATAAACTaaataatgattttattattCCTCAAAATAATGAGCGCACAAGTGAATGTTGGAACACAAACACATTTTGAACAAAAACATACAGACAAACCAAAAACCTGCACTAGAAAATGGGCTAGATCAAAACGTGATACCTGATTCTCTGGAGACATTTAATCATTCTAAGGGCCTATCAACTTTTGAATTAGTATTCCAAATTTCTAACTTCAGAATGCTAGCAGTATGCAAATTGTTAAGGTGTGATCCTGCTATGACAACTATGCGAAGCTGCTAGTGCTATGTGTCAAATACTCAAATTACAGTACTTTGGACCTGAAATTTCAACCATGCTACAATAAACTGCTGAATCAAACATACAGCAGGACCTTGTCTTCAAAAATAGTCCACAGGTTATAACCATTACACTTTGGAGCAGTTTATAATGTACTCTAGTATGTGTCGTTTAGAGCTACCAAGGGCTGAGACAAACACAGGAGTTCTCACTTCTCAATATATCAACAGGTGTGCATTGAACATTGCTAAAAATATATACTAATTGGTATGCATACAGATAGACAAAGCACAAAAGGATAGAACCGTCCAGAAAATTAGCTGAGAACCATACCCATAGGCTCAGAAATCAGTATATCAGCTTTTTCTGGAAGTTCAACTTCCTCGACTTTGCCTTTGATGATCTATTTAGAAGAGGGGGATGTGCAGTTTCAGTAGAGTCAAAGGAAAGACTGAAAAGGAACATATTGAATCCAACTCATATAAAACAAACCGTGATTCGTTGCCCAAACGATGGGTTCCCAGAAATAAGCCGTTGGGCATGTTCAACCATTTCAGATGCCTCAACTGCATAGACATGTTTGGCACCAGCCTGACATTTACATGACAAACAGCACCTGTTATGTTATCAGACACAAAATGACAAAAGTCAAAGAACCAATGAAGAAGCTTCGAGCGCACCTGTGCAGCAAATAACGAAAGAATACCGCTACCAGCTCCAACGTCAACCACAACTTTACCCTCGAAGTCGGCCCGGTTTTCCATTACAGCAGCATAGTATGTTCCTGGAGCGAAAGAAAATGCACTTATTATATATATGCAGAAGACGAGTTTAATGTCATGTTGATAACTGAATCAAATAACTGAAAATTTTAGTTCAAAAAAGGTAAACATTTCTCAAACTTCATACACAGTGTAAATTTAGTTGAGTATTTAACGTCAGGTAGAGATATTGACCTGTCCTCACAAAATCTTGCAACATATTTTGCTGATGTAATAGCTGGCCATAGTAGTGGAAATACATCTGTGCTGATGATGCCTCAATTTTTGTATCAAATTTACTTTTGCAAGCCACTATTGATCCATTCTCCAATGATTCACCTGTCAGATAACCAGCAATATGTTAGACATGCTAAGAAGCTATGGTTATTTTTCCACCAAAGAGAAAGGAAAAATTGAATTTGTGGCATCATTTCTGGTGTAAGTTATTCGATGAACAAGTCACGGCTATTTCTCAGGTGCCAGTGCCACACAGAAACAAGATATACCAAAGATGTACATACTTTTAGTGAATTCATCATGCATGTTTTACATGCATTCATAAAGCATTAAAATGTGCTAGTTCTAAATGTGCCTACCAAAGGCAGGGGAGGGAGATGGCATCGTTCAGCTAGTGTTAGAATAATGTGTCAAACTGCAGTGGTAGCTAGAATGTAAAAGAAAAGGAACTTGTCTTGTATTTGAGGGTCACTATTGACTGTTTATATACTGCAGATGGAGCTGATGGCATGCATGAGACTCTAATACAAACTAACATTAAGAGAAATACTCCAAGATAATGCAACAAATATACTACTTAAATTATCAGAAACAAGAAATGAAAGGAGAAATGAAAGGACAAACCAGCTTTTCCACTAATAGTTTGTTGTTTCCATCGTTGAAAAGCTAGAGAGAAGGCTTTGCTCTCAGCTTCTGTCCTAAGAACAACCTTAATTGCTCTTGAAAACAATTTCTGCCTCAAAGAACTGAGAGTTAACATGAAGCCATTTCATATGTACTACAAGAAAGTTCCAATATACAGGGCCAGAAAATTATTAACAAATATTCATAGAACTTCAACACTAGCCCACGTGGAGGAAATTTAGCGAGGTATCAAGAGGGTGGCAACAGAGAAGTGTTACATGGCACGGGATCCATCTTTACACCAAATCAAGACAAAGTATTCAGAGTTTTATTAGGCTCTACTCCAGAATAGCTAGCACCACAATCCTTTGCAAACAGAAAAAGGTGTCGAGATTTGTTGCTTTTTTATACAAATTTGAAGCTACGTTAAAGTGCATTTAGAAGAGCCATGCTTAGATCATACTACAATTTCATCTACTATTGATCAAGTCACTATTACTATTAGCATAAAACGTGCCAAAAATAGTGTGTCACGGAATACAAAATACCATGGAATCTGCATTATTCGTGCCATGATACAGAACTAATATTTTCAAAATTCACCAAATCACCACTCGAGAATTTCTAGGGGAAATTGATTGATTCCCTACCTCGATATCATCTACCCTGCAATAACCAATCCTTAAACAGAAAACTGGGCGAAGCTAGCACGACACATTTTCAACTGGGGTACACCGTACATCCAACAGAGGCACGAAACTAACTAGAACCCAACGGAGCAACTGAAGAGTACCTCTTCCACGCCAGCCTTGGCCTCGGTCTCGCCGCTCACGCAGAGCCACTCCATCGGCCCCAGCTTGAATATCTGCAGAACCAGAAACATTACTCATCCGAACCCGCAGCAACGGCACGCGCCCCTCAGAACCACACGAATTCGAGCCCAGCCGCACCCAGACCACCCCCGCCGCACCACTCCTCCCCAAATCACGGAGACCACGGCTCGTACCTGCGCGTCGGAGAGGTCGATCTGGAACGCCTGCTCCGCGCCGGGCCTGACGAGACTGAGGCGCACCGCCCCGGTGGCGGGGTCCAGGCCGAACACGGCCTTCCCGGCGGCCTCCTGCGAGGCGGCGGCGTTGACGTCGGAGAAGGAGACGTTGGGGAACATGTCCGCCGACGCCATTCCTGGATCCCGGCGCGGTTCCGAGCGCCGCGGCGGGGGAGAGGCGGGGGCTAGCTAGGGTTTtgggggcggggcggggcgggagGGTGGTGGCTCGCGTGGAGCTGGCAGCCGTTTGTACGCgtgggggtggggggaggggagCGCCTGGGCTTTTTTACGCCTCGTGCTCCTTTCTTTCCTCCCCTCTCGTTGCTCTGCGGATTTTAATTTCCGGCGGAGACGACCCTCCGCCGGTGCCACGGCGACGCGGTGAGTTCGAGCTCGCTCCCGGAGCATGTCGCTGACAAGTGGACCGAGCTGTTCACTGCAATTTTTGGGCCCACCTGCTAGTGAAGTGGAGAGATTCTCGCTTGTGTGTGTAGCGGCGGTACCGGTTAAGGCCGACGTGTACGGCTGTGACGTGAGGCTTTACTGCAGACTGGTGGGCGGCCGGGAAATGCCGGTGCAGTGTTTCCCCGGGCCCACAGTTCAGTCAGTGAGTTGAGGGCAGCGATGAGTTTGACATTGGACACCGGGATCTGGTGGTACTGAAATATCAGTGCAAGTGGGCTTTCAGGCCTACTATTAGAATgtccgtgcgttgctacgggctacaatgtatattattatttttaaaaagACACAAtgcatatatatgaatgaaacaaATGATTAAGATTGTCTCTACGATCGAAGCTAATTTTTTCCTCATATGTCTGGGCATGTATGCACACCCAGCTGGCTCCTCGAAGTTCAATTGGTATTGTCCGGCTGCT contains:
- the LOC125535731 gene encoding probable histone-arginine methyltransferase CARM1; the protein is MASADMFPNVSFSDVNAAASQEAAGKAVFGLDPATGAVRLSLVRPGAEQAFQIDLSDAQIFKLGPMEWLCVSGETEAKAGVEEKLFSRAIKVVLRTEAESKAFSLAFQRWKQQTISGKAGESLENGSIVACKSKFDTKIEASSAQMYFHYYGQLLHQQNMLQDFVRTGTYYAAVMENRADFEGKVVVDVGAGSGILSLFAAQAGAKHVYAVEASEMVEHAQRLISGNPSFGQRITIIKGKVEEVELPEKADILISEPMGTLLVNERMLESYVIARDRFLAPDGKMFPTTGRIHMAPFSDEYLYVEMANKSLFWQQHNFFGVDLTPLHGSAFDGYFSQPVVDAFDPRLLVSQSTYHTLDFTTMKEEDLYEIDIPLSFVSSVGTRVHGLACWFDVLFNGSTVQRWLTTAPGSPTTHWYQLRCVLAQPLYVMAGQEITGRLHLVAHSAQSYTIYLTMSAKMWGVGADPGGILQTSTAKLELKEPYYRLSQPQAYMPQDQQQPPLSSLQAQGSGQQMQDGLSPGITVDQERDSAAFT